The following are encoded together in the Candidatus Thorarchaeota archaeon genome:
- a CDS encoding phosphatase PAP2 family protein — MDNGDGLSDPPDKNTFEPDKTIDSVMTMTKIREYKWVLYGTVSILVILGVSLIYSIVADISTQLHTPVTLATPVDLAIPLIPPAIIIYWYVFYSFIFFSYFYFAFVHREYRNALVLAYVLVNLVAYAIYLVFPVLGPERAVSGSDFFSYQIQLLYAGDVPVNCFPSLHGSTSLLSAYALWRAKKEYGYISWPIAVAVMVSTLLVRQHWIVDQIAATLVTLPIAYFVFTRFKYTKVLESKTVVKRWQLLVSTIAAVFFMVLYILVFYVM; from the coding sequence TTGGACAATGGAGATGGACTGTCAGACCCGCCCGACAAAAACACATTTGAGCCCGACAAGACAATAGACTCAGTCATGACTATGACCAAGATTCGAGAGTACAAATGGGTCTTGTATGGGACTGTCAGCATACTGGTCATACTGGGAGTATCTTTGATATACAGCATTGTCGCAGACATATCCACTCAGCTCCACACACCAGTCACATTGGCAACACCAGTCGATCTTGCCATTCCTCTGATTCCACCAGCCATTATCATCTACTGGTACGTGTTCTACTCCTTCATATTCTTCAGTTACTTCTACTTCGCATTTGTGCACCGCGAATACCGGAATGCGCTTGTCTTGGCCTATGTGCTAGTCAATCTCGTTGCTTACGCCATCTATCTGGTCTTTCCGGTCCTCGGACCAGAACGCGCGGTCTCCGGTTCAGACTTCTTCTCATATCAGATTCAACTACTCTACGCAGGTGACGTTCCGGTCAACTGCTTCCCGAGCCTTCACGGTTCAACATCATTGCTTAGTGCCTATGCTCTGTGGAGAGCAAAGAAGGAGTACGGTTACATCTCCTGGCCCATTGCGGTGGCCGTCATGGTATCCACGCTCCTTGTTCGTCAGCACTGGATAGTAGACCAGATTGCAGCAACACTAGTGACTCTTCCAATCGCCTACTTCGTCTTCACACGGTTCAAGTATACCAAAGTCCTTGAATCGAAGACTGTTGTCAAGCGATGGCAGTTGTTGGTGTCCACAATTGCTGCTGTCTTCTTCATGGTGCTCTACATACTGGTGTTCTATGTCATGTGA
- a CDS encoding GTP-binding protein — translation MMRYPRRQFKICLIGDGYVGKTSVRRQYLREGFKTSYIPTLGVDFAQKTVTLDGETTNLVIWDIAGQPAFEGLRRRYYLGCSGIILIYSVVDRTSFENASKWLVEAHGYMGKLPPLIIAGNKVDLRESHRAQDTVSTEEGRSFAELFSERMNTPVFFIETSAVTGQNIDDAFMALTRMMTEIMDKKSAASVAARAAEQPTLATASSSENLTEQKEATPAVEEVRSPFAPVSTTSSKGRTVSTSEVGDTVPSATPVIDPITALPSDSPLLQEERVAAAMKELSALRAELQNKEEEMAKALSELDTRLLTLRNTVYVKQIMYDHLKAQLTTTRQEWAEAYDEYLRIDKRRSEELTRRSDQIQEIRKGIDKVSKTIIRRISELERGGSSNGPVTTDT, via the coding sequence ATGATGCGGTATCCACGCAGGCAGTTCAAGATATGTCTCATAGGAGACGGCTATGTGGGCAAGACAAGCGTCCGCCGCCAGTACCTGAGAGAGGGCTTCAAGACCAGCTACATCCCCACACTAGGCGTGGACTTCGCTCAAAAGACGGTGACGCTCGATGGGGAAACTACGAATCTGGTAATCTGGGACATTGCAGGTCAGCCTGCCTTCGAAGGTCTTCGCAGGAGGTATTACTTGGGCTGTAGCGGAATCATCCTCATCTACTCAGTGGTCGACCGGACATCGTTTGAGAATGCGTCCAAGTGGCTTGTGGAGGCCCACGGATACATGGGCAAGCTGCCTCCGCTGATAATCGCTGGCAACAAGGTCGACCTTCGGGAGTCGCATCGCGCTCAGGACACCGTTTCGACAGAAGAAGGCCGGTCCTTTGCAGAACTGTTCAGCGAGAGAATGAACACGCCCGTGTTCTTCATCGAGACGTCTGCAGTGACAGGACAGAATATTGATGATGCATTCATGGCGCTGACTCGAATGATGACCGAAATCATGGATAAGAAGTCCGCAGCTTCCGTCGCCGCGCGTGCGGCAGAGCAACCCACATTGGCCACTGCCAGCTCGTCGGAGAATCTGACGGAACAGAAGGAAGCGACCCCTGCAGTCGAAGAGGTCAGATCACCTTTCGCACCGGTCTCGACTACGTCCAGCAAGGGAAGAACCGTGAGCACAAGCGAAGTCGGAGACACAGTGCCATCGGCAACCCCTGTCATAGACCCAATCACAGCCCTGCCATCCGACTCGCCACTTCTGCAAGAGGAACGTGTCGCAGCGGCGATGAAGGAACTGTCCGCTCTTCGTGCCGAGCTCCAGAACAAGGAAGAGGAGATGGCAAAGGCACTCTCTGAACTGGACACCAGACTCCTCACTCTCAGAAACACCGTGTATGTCAAGCAAATCATGTATGACCACCTCAAGGCACAGCTGACTACCACTCGGCAGGAGTGGGCAGAGGCCTATGACGAGTATCTTCGGATTGACAAGCGTAGAAGCGAGGAGCTGACAAGGAGAAGCGACCAGATTCAAGAGATACGCAAAGGGATTGACAAGGTGAGTAAGACAATAATAAGGCGTATCAGCGAACTGGAACGAGGCGGTTCGTCAAACGGCCCGGTAACCACCGACACGTAG
- a CDS encoding PIN domain-containing protein, which translates to MGAPLFDTTVLIERIRAGATGLSGSTTVLNLIEFPKAAHLKGLDIISPGKDDYDKGFELSVLLLKAGTPIPAVDVVLAAVAMNRGLVLHTRDRHFDYVSRVNKDFQVHIE; encoded by the coding sequence ATGGGAGCGCCACTCTTCGACACAACCGTCCTCATAGAGCGGATACGTGCAGGAGCAACTGGATTGAGCGGATCCACAACCGTCCTCAACCTGATAGAGTTCCCAAAGGCGGCCCATCTCAAGGGCTTGGACATCATCTCCCCCGGCAAGGATGACTATGACAAGGGATTCGAGCTATCAGTCTTGCTTCTGAAGGCAGGCACTCCCATCCCTGCTGTTGATGTTGTACTTGCCGCTGTGGCCATGAACCGTGGACTGGTACTACACACAAGAGATCGACACTTCGATTACGTTTCCAGAGTCAACAAGGACTTCCAAGTACATATCGAGTGA
- the gdhA gene encoding NADP-specific glutamate dehydrogenase yields MDRYVETVLEGVIEKNPGQPEFHQAVREVLESLEPALKKYPKFQENAVLERIVEPERVIMFRVPWLDRDGRIRVNRGYRVQFNSAIGPYKGGLRFHPSVNLGILKFLGFEQIFKNSLTGLPMGGAKGGSDFDPHDKTDAEVRSFCENFMLELYRHIDQFTDVPAGDIGVGGREIGYLYGMYRKITNKHGTCVLTGKGPTWGGSLIRPEATGYGCVYFVQEMLKTKQLEMKGKTVVVSGSGNVAQYAVQKCIQVGAKVVAMSDSDGFIHDPTGIDAKKLAWIMELKNNRRGRIKEYAEQFGGVTYDTSGSIWGIKCDIALPCATQNEVDAKDAEMLVSNGVIAVGEGANMPTVPEGVDIFLKNKILYGPGKAANAGGVSVSGLEMVQNSERYSWTREEVDSKLQDIMTRIHRNAYETAEMFGAKGNYVLGANIAGFLKVANAMVEQGYLM; encoded by the coding sequence TTGGACAGATATGTAGAAACCGTACTCGAAGGAGTCATTGAGAAGAATCCGGGGCAGCCGGAGTTTCATCAGGCTGTGCGGGAGGTTCTGGAATCCCTTGAGCCGGCTCTGAAGAAGTATCCGAAATTTCAAGAGAATGCGGTTCTTGAGCGCATAGTCGAACCTGAGCGGGTAATCATGTTCCGTGTTCCATGGCTGGACAGGGACGGGAGAATCAGGGTCAACAGAGGATACCGCGTTCAGTTCAATTCTGCGATAGGCCCATACAAGGGTGGCCTACGCTTCCATCCATCGGTCAACCTTGGTATACTCAAGTTCTTGGGTTTCGAACAGATATTCAAGAACAGCCTGACAGGCCTTCCGATGGGCGGGGCTAAGGGTGGCAGTGACTTCGACCCCCACGACAAGACTGATGCGGAAGTCCGGAGCTTCTGTGAGAACTTCATGCTTGAACTATACCGACACATCGACCAGTTCACTGACGTCCCGGCGGGCGACATTGGTGTTGGCGGACGCGAGATTGGCTATCTATACGGAATGTACAGGAAGATAACCAACAAGCATGGAACCTGCGTATTGACTGGTAAGGGTCCGACATGGGGTGGCTCACTAATCAGACCTGAGGCCACTGGATATGGATGCGTCTACTTTGTCCAGGAGATGCTGAAGACGAAGCAGTTGGAAATGAAGGGCAAGACGGTTGTCGTTTCCGGTTCCGGTAATGTTGCCCAGTATGCCGTCCAAAAGTGCATCCAAGTCGGTGCCAAGGTGGTGGCCATGAGTGACTCGGACGGGTTCATCCATGACCCGACGGGCATAGACGCGAAGAAGCTGGCATGGATCATGGAACTCAAGAACAACCGCCGCGGCAGAATCAAGGAGTATGCTGAGCAGTTCGGGGGCGTCACGTACGACACGAGTGGGTCAATATGGGGCATCAAGTGCGACATTGCCCTGCCATGCGCTACTCAGAATGAGGTTGACGCGAAAGACGCCGAGATGCTGGTGAGCAACGGAGTCATTGCGGTGGGCGAGGGGGCAAACATGCCAACAGTACCAGAGGGCGTCGACATATTCCTGAAGAACAAGATACTCTACGGACCTGGGAAGGCTGCGAACGCAGGAGGCGTGTCGGTTTCTGGACTTGAGATGGTTCAGAACAGCGAACGCTATTCTTGGACAAGGGAGGAAGTCGACAGCAAACTGCAGGACATCATGACCCGAATCCACAGGAACGCATACGAGACAGCCGAGATGTTTGGTGCAAAGGGCAATTATGTTCTCGGCGCCAACATTGCTGGTTTTCTCAAGGTAGCCAATGCAATGGTCGAACAAGGGTATCTGATGTAG
- a CDS encoding radical SAM protein, producing the protein MSLAPQATLLHGPIAPVESERLPCTIDIHLQSSSFDHLLSVMRFHGTSRVSRPEDGKHAFGRQTNRSGEQHTGVSGRFFSVGSDACTGHNWCEERLLVRLRKENAGRLILNSGNYWEIRWELVGTNLGSRFSTVSTPTDKTRETAAERSPFDMLNDASAVIRECIPQRTFMRFLGGEPTMYWGELMEFFRLVEADSTLRQLPIVIHTNGVDIGTGKVDLEPLETLRLHFLFELSLKGTSDLEFVVLTGERSVLYQDQLRACEKLRSIMQKSSRVSVIPVLGYYHTAARGTAKFYLVNPATGRPLFDNTEKWDPSFRRIWESARVKWVDLLRLFPMVRRQDILDGFGPQGAEIIAEDQRGVPVNPGGIFPLKPKPSVYAKSIVDLRYWER; encoded by the coding sequence ATGAGTCTTGCTCCACAAGCGACTCTGTTGCATGGACCTATCGCCCCGGTAGAGTCGGAACGACTGCCATGCACTATTGACATTCATCTTCAGTCGAGCTCCTTTGACCACCTGTTGTCAGTGATGCGTTTTCATGGTACATCACGAGTCAGCAGACCTGAAGATGGGAAGCATGCCTTTGGACGACAGACCAATCGAAGTGGCGAACAGCACACCGGGGTTTCGGGAAGATTCTTCTCTGTTGGCTCGGACGCTTGCACTGGACACAACTGGTGCGAGGAAAGACTCTTGGTACGCCTCAGAAAGGAGAACGCTGGACGCCTGATTCTTAACAGTGGTAACTACTGGGAGATACGCTGGGAGCTGGTTGGGACCAACTTGGGCTCGCGGTTCAGCACTGTCAGTACGCCGACTGACAAGACAAGAGAGACAGCTGCCGAGCGAAGCCCATTCGATATGCTCAATGACGCCTCTGCAGTCATTAGAGAGTGCATTCCCCAGCGCACCTTCATGCGTTTTCTCGGCGGCGAACCGACCATGTACTGGGGAGAACTAATGGAGTTCTTCAGACTCGTCGAGGCCGACAGCACGCTGAGACAACTCCCGATTGTCATTCACACGAATGGTGTTGACATTGGAACTGGAAAGGTTGACCTCGAACCTCTAGAGACTCTGAGATTGCACTTCCTCTTCGAGCTCTCTCTCAAAGGTACGAGTGATCTGGAGTTTGTTGTTCTTACTGGTGAACGCTCGGTCCTGTACCAAGATCAGCTCAGAGCTTGTGAGAAGCTGAGGTCAATCATGCAGAAGTCCAGCAGAGTATCAGTCATACCAGTGCTTGGCTACTACCACACTGCAGCCAGAGGAACAGCGAAGTTCTACTTGGTGAACCCGGCAACGGGAAGACCGCTCTTCGACAATACTGAGAAATGGGACCCCTCGTTCAGGAGAATCTGGGAATCAGCACGAGTGAAGTGGGTCGACCTCCTGAGGCTGTTCCCAATGGTCAGGAGACAAGACATTCTAGACGGCTTTGGACCTCAGGGAGCTGAGATAATAGCTGAGGACCAGAGGGGGGTTCCGGTGAATCCGGGAGGCATCTTCCCATTGAAACCGAAGCCCAGCGTCTATGCCAAGTCGATTGTTGACCTCAGGTACTGGGAGAGGTAG
- a CDS encoding CPBP family intramembrane metalloprotease, protein MAIEVHNEEASTSGADKAAAVLEVIFVRFVIYGLLALWLVQLMCGTPTPNPFPIEAAYTVGALWFVVPFVLIYGLRRNAQEYGLSTQSSRQSIDLALSAFPYMILAENAVMMLLITIGWSYLEPQGALVLTASFTLALLLIVRMVSRKYSSFHDIQIPDNKHSSNVLVILLLLCLPIGLGIVPGKLSLLLVSTVVWQFVISGFGEEVFFRGYIQSRLNAAFGRPYEWKGIRFGAGLFMTAALFGITHMLNTANIWLGDFNLAWWWGTFTFVGGLLLGLLREKTGSVLAPATLHGLEAVGEGLALLF, encoded by the coding sequence TTGGCCATCGAAGTCCACAATGAGGAAGCATCCACATCGGGCGCCGATAAGGCAGCGGCAGTACTAGAGGTGATTTTCGTCCGTTTCGTAATCTACGGTCTGCTTGCCCTGTGGTTGGTTCAACTCATGTGCGGGACCCCCACTCCCAATCCATTCCCGATAGAAGCCGCATACACTGTGGGAGCCCTGTGGTTTGTGGTTCCGTTTGTACTGATATACGGACTCAGACGGAACGCTCAAGAATACGGGCTTTCTACTCAGTCCAGTAGACAGAGCATCGACCTTGCGCTCAGTGCATTTCCATACATGATACTCGCCGAGAATGCTGTGATGATGCTACTAATCACGATAGGCTGGTCATACCTAGAGCCACAAGGTGCTCTTGTCCTGACGGCCTCCTTCACACTTGCCCTGCTGCTGATTGTTCGGATGGTCTCCCGCAAGTACTCATCGTTTCATGACATCCAGATTCCTGACAACAAGCACAGTAGCAATGTGCTTGTCATTCTCCTACTGCTCTGCCTGCCAATCGGACTTGGAATCGTGCCAGGCAAACTATCACTGCTGCTTGTTTCTACTGTGGTGTGGCAGTTTGTCATCTCCGGGTTCGGAGAAGAGGTGTTCTTCCGTGGCTACATCCAGTCAAGACTGAATGCGGCATTCGGTCGTCCATACGAGTGGAAAGGGATCAGGTTCGGCGCCGGACTCTTCATGACGGCAGCCCTCTTTGGTATCACTCATATGCTCAACACAGCGAACATCTGGCTGGGCGACTTCAACTTGGCATGGTGGTGGGGAACGTTCACATTCGTGGGTGGCTTGCTGTTGGGGCTGCTGCGTGAGAAGACCGGCTCAGTGCTCGCACCTGCCACACTTCATGGTCTTGAGGCAGTGGGTGAAGGCCTTGCACTGCTCTTCTAG
- a CDS encoding lamin tail domain-containing protein produces MDERRVVMLLVLSFLVLGATFTAADACRFGWWWHRDVRPPVVTIISPQEGETVSGMTRIAFTAVDQNRISRYRILVDGVLKSRTSSYDWNTTETADGNHTITCRAMDHAGNWGRATISVTVDNSVPPQGAFKVMSYNIEASGANPDWKQVVKEENPDILVLIETGSWDDNNDYILNQVINELNTYFVDEIPYEGYCAQDVIYSTSGAAVLSRFPIVAFNQISLVPLDNGTNYKVTHDFVEAVVLIDNNEVHIIGAHLKAMSGEVNEYRRERETEGIINYMDSLGDVPIMYMGDLNSFSPDDTGDLAPLGDLGYGPMTMKIHPEDPVYGQYSSTVHIFKDVFRTLNPTDPGYSYGHQDPQYLSRIDFIVVNSFFADRLINSTCGDTPTADTGSDHYSVDVFVTLQSTIPPDHIPPVQVTGVNATAISMSQIDISWHENTEPDISHYRVFRDGLLIAQVRATHYSDVGLDPLTTYSYEVAAVDTSINQGPKSDVVTATTKEGGDTDLVVINEFLPDPNTLYTEEWIELYNPQALDADLSGYVLDDITNGGTNPYSIPAGTVISAYGHLVLYQSATGIGLNNAGDTVNLLKPDGVTVIDSYTYSSSADDVSYGRESDGAPTWTTFEKPTPGAANVVVLPDGDSVLINEFLPDPNTLYTEEWIELYNPLGTRVNVSGYVLDDILGGGTAPYVIPLGTTIPAYGFIVFYQSVTGIALNNAGDTVNYLRPDRTTVVDSFTYTTSADDVSYGRERDGSTIWVTFETPTPGETNGPGSGNGDFILINEFLPDPNVIYSEEWIELHNPLGTAVDISGYILDDILSGGTAPYTIPAGTIVPAHGFIVFCQSVTGIALNNAGDTVNYIRPDGVIVVDTYTYTGSTDDVSYGRETDGSAVWTTFDTPTPGAPNSGALASGDSVVINEFLPDPYVVYTEEWIELYNPLDRTVDISGYILDDIIEGGTAPYTIPTGTTIPAHGFIVFYQSVTHIGLNNAGDTVNYIKPDGVTVIDSYVYGSSADDVSHGREVDGGAVWTTFTLPTPGSSNSGTLTSVSSLKNTSLLVVDRSPRKD; encoded by the coding sequence TTGGATGAAAGAAGAGTCGTTATGCTTCTTGTGTTGTCATTTCTAGTCCTCGGTGCCACGTTCACTGCTGCAGATGCCTGCAGATTCGGTTGGTGGTGGCACCGGGACGTCAGACCGCCTGTGGTCACCATCATCAGTCCCCAAGAGGGAGAAACGGTCTCTGGCATGACCCGCATTGCATTTACGGCAGTAGACCAGAACCGCATAAGCAGGTACAGGATTCTGGTTGACGGGGTATTGAAGTCACGTACCAGCTCGTACGACTGGAATACCACAGAGACAGCAGATGGGAATCACACAATCACTTGTCGCGCAATGGACCACGCAGGCAATTGGGGCAGGGCGACCATCTCTGTCACCGTCGACAACAGTGTCCCACCCCAAGGTGCTTTCAAAGTCATGAGCTACAACATTGAGGCCTCCGGCGCAAACCCGGACTGGAAGCAGGTGGTGAAGGAAGAGAACCCGGACATACTTGTCCTAATCGAGACCGGGTCGTGGGATGACAACAATGACTACATTCTCAATCAGGTAATCAACGAGCTCAACACGTACTTCGTTGATGAGATACCTTACGAAGGATACTGTGCGCAAGACGTCATATACTCGACCAGTGGTGCGGCAGTCCTTAGTCGTTTTCCAATTGTCGCCTTCAACCAGATTTCATTAGTGCCCCTCGACAATGGTACCAACTACAAGGTCACCCATGACTTCGTTGAGGCGGTAGTACTGATAGACAACAATGAGGTCCACATCATTGGGGCACATCTCAAGGCGATGTCCGGAGAGGTCAATGAGTATCGGCGAGAGCGTGAGACCGAGGGAATCATCAATTACATGGATAGTCTGGGTGATGTGCCCATCATGTACATGGGCGACCTCAACTCGTTCTCACCTGACGACACGGGGGACCTTGCGCCTCTTGGAGACTTGGGATACGGACCAATGACCATGAAGATACATCCTGAAGACCCGGTCTATGGTCAGTACTCGTCTACAGTCCACATCTTCAAAGATGTCTTTCGAACGCTGAATCCGACCGACCCGGGGTACAGCTACGGACATCAAGACCCGCAATATCTCTCACGGATTGACTTCATCGTTGTAAACTCCTTCTTTGCAGACAGACTCATCAACTCCACATGCGGTGATACACCTACTGCCGACACCGGCTCAGACCACTACTCTGTTGATGTCTTTGTGACTCTTCAGTCGACCATCCCACCAGACCACATACCGCCTGTACAGGTTACTGGCGTGAATGCTACAGCGATCAGCATGTCGCAGATTGACATCTCTTGGCACGAGAACACAGAACCGGACATATCCCACTACAGGGTCTTCCGAGATGGTCTACTCATAGCACAGGTTCGCGCGACACACTATAGCGATGTGGGCCTAGACCCACTTACGACCTACTCTTATGAAGTCGCAGCAGTGGACACGAGCATCAATCAGGGGCCAAAGTCGGACGTCGTGACGGCCACCACCAAAGAGGGCGGCGATACAGACCTTGTGGTCATCAACGAGTTCCTGCCGGACCCAAACACCCTCTACACTGAGGAGTGGATTGAACTCTACAACCCTCAGGCTCTAGACGCAGACCTCTCCGGGTATGTACTTGACGACATCACGAATGGGGGAACCAATCCATACTCGATTCCTGCCGGGACCGTAATCTCCGCCTATGGTCACTTGGTGCTGTACCAAAGCGCGACTGGCATCGGGCTCAACAACGCGGGGGACACTGTAAACCTCCTGAAGCCTGATGGGGTCACTGTCATCGACTCATACACGTACTCATCGTCTGCAGATGATGTCAGCTATGGGAGAGAGTCAGATGGCGCGCCAACTTGGACCACATTCGAGAAACCAACTCCGGGAGCAGCAAATGTCGTAGTGTTGCCGGATGGCGACTCGGTCCTCATCAACGAGTTCCTGCCGGATCCAAACACCCTCTACACTGAGGAGTGGATTGAACTCTACAATCCTCTGGGTACAAGAGTCAATGTCTCCGGCTATGTGTTGGATGACATTCTCGGAGGAGGCACGGCACCCTATGTGATCCCACTGGGTACCACAATACCCGCATATGGCTTCATCGTGTTCTATCAGAGTGTCACTGGTATCGCGCTAAACAATGCAGGGGACACCGTCAACTACCTACGACCTGACAGGACAACGGTAGTTGACTCATTCACATACACAACCTCTGCAGATGACGTCAGCTATGGCAGAGAAAGGGATGGTTCAACCATTTGGGTCACCTTTGAAACCCCTACGCCCGGTGAAACCAACGGGCCGGGCTCAGGAAATGGGGACTTCATCCTCATCAACGAGTTCCTACCAGACCCGAATGTCATCTACTCTGAAGAGTGGATTGAGCTCCATAACCCTCTTGGAACTGCCGTTGACATCTCAGGGTACATACTTGACGACATTCTCTCAGGCGGCACAGCACCCTACACAATTCCCGCAGGCACCATTGTCCCCGCACATGGCTTCATCGTGTTCTGTCAGAGTGTCACGGGTATCGCGCTAAACAATGCAGGGGACACCGTCAACTACATCAGACCCGACGGAGTCATAGTCGTTGACACCTATACCTACACCGGGTCCACTGACGACGTCAGCTATGGCAGAGAGACGGATGGCTCGGCTGTTTGGACAACCTTCGATACACCTACGCCTGGTGCGCCGAACTCGGGTGCACTGGCAAGTGGGGACTCGGTTGTAATCAACGAATTCCTGCCCGACCCCTATGTCGTGTACACAGAGGAGTGGATTGAACTCTACAATCCGCTCGACCGAACAGTGGACATCTCGGGGTACATACTTGATGACATCATAGAGGGCGGCACAGCACCGTATACGATTCCCACTGGCACCACCATCCCTGCCCACGGTTTCATTGTGTTCTATCAGAGTGTGACTCACATCGGATTGAATAATGCAGGCGACACGGTCAACTACATCAAGCCCGATGGAGTCACTGTCATCGACTCATACGTGTACGGAAGCTCTGCGGACGATGTCAGCCATGGGAGGGAGGTCGACGGGGGTGCGGTATGGACAACGTTCACACTGCCTACACCCGGGTCATCAAACAGTGGGACACTGACTTCCGTTTCATCTCTCAAGAACACCTCTCTCCTCGTGGTCGATAGAAGTCCAAGAAAAGACTGA
- a CDS encoding YwbE family protein, translating to MSTGSSGSAGTHRKNIRPGVVVDVVLKMDQRTGKLTRGVVKEILTNSEIHPRGIKVRLRDGRVGRVQAIIGRPVEEDRQSSN from the coding sequence ATGAGCACAGGAAGCAGTGGCAGCGCAGGAACGCATCGGAAGAACATCCGTCCCGGCGTGGTAGTAGATGTCGTGCTGAAGATGGACCAGCGTACAGGCAAACTCACACGTGGTGTGGTGAAAGAGATTCTCACGAATTCCGAGATCCACCCACGTGGTATCAAGGTGCGGCTGCGAGACGGACGAGTGGGCCGCGTGCAGGCAATCATCGGAAGGCCAGTCGAAGAGGACAGACAGTCGTCCAATTGA
- a CDS encoding acyl-CoA/acyl-ACP dehydrogenase, translating into MHFEESDEERMFRESVREFAQRYVAPAWKEYDEKTHEIPRSLIKKMGEQMLWAPTVSEEYGGAGLSMTMACIAAEELAKADLSIALPVMYLVEASWALIFDMYGTPEAKKEILPRVTKGDLFFGIATTEPSGGSDLVNTTKTIIKPKGTGFVVNGEKVYISGVRESEKYGGVYFTLAKSDPKGDHKSFDAFILPLNTGSGVTKGITTTLFEDMGRMGVSTGGFNIENVEIPNHYIIGEQGKGFYYSMEGFSAARCLIAATCLGAAEAAFNIGVEYTKQRKAFGRPLAAFEGIMFESVDSWMALEADRLLTYKAAWAWDQHYREGRKDITKLDIAKWTAAAKYRTPHDALDIITRSMTFHGAFGYTKECPLEASYRGVRSYTVGAEGGAHIQKIVMGREIYGPDYLPYRQEKQM; encoded by the coding sequence ATGCACTTTGAAGAGTCTGACGAGGAGCGAATGTTCCGCGAGTCTGTGCGCGAGTTCGCTCAGAGATATGTCGCTCCTGCATGGAAGGAGTACGATGAGAAGACCCACGAGATTCCACGATCGCTCATCAAGAAGATGGGGGAGCAGATGCTGTGGGCTCCGACGGTCTCAGAGGAGTACGGTGGTGCTGGCCTCTCAATGACAATGGCGTGTATCGCCGCAGAGGAGCTTGCAAAGGCCGACTTGTCCATCGCGCTCCCGGTCATGTACCTTGTTGAAGCGTCATGGGCACTCATATTTGACATGTACGGCACTCCCGAGGCCAAGAAGGAGATACTGCCACGCGTCACAAAGGGCGATTTGTTCTTCGGCATTGCCACAACCGAGCCCAGTGGTGGTTCTGACCTTGTCAATACAACCAAGACAATCATCAAACCAAAGGGGACCGGCTTCGTCGTCAACGGTGAGAAGGTGTACATCAGCGGCGTCAGAGAGTCAGAGAAATACGGGGGCGTCTACTTCACCCTCGCCAAGTCCGACCCGAAGGGCGACCACAAGAGCTTCGATGCATTCATCCTTCCGCTCAACACGGGCAGTGGAGTTACAAAGGGAATCACCACCACGCTCTTCGAGGACATGGGCAGGATGGGTGTCTCAACTGGCGGATTCAACATCGAGAACGTAGAGATCCCCAACCACTACATCATAGGCGAACAGGGCAAGGGCTTCTACTATAGCATGGAGGGATTCTCCGCAGCCAGGTGCTTGATTGCCGCCACATGTCTCGGCGCGGCGGAAGCAGCCTTCAATATCGGAGTCGAGTATACCAAGCAGAGGAAGGCCTTCGGCAGACCACTCGCAGCCTTCGAAGGCATAATGTTCGAGAGCGTCGACTCTTGGATGGCTCTTGAGGCGGACCGGTTGCTGACGTACAAGGCCGCATGGGCATGGGACCAGCACTACAGGGAGGGCCGAAAGGACATCACGAAGCTGGACATCGCCAAGTGGACAGCAGCTGCCAAGTACCGCACTCCACACGATGCTCTTGACATAATCACCCGCAGCATGACATTCCACGGGGCGTTCGGTTACACCAAGGAGTGCCCGCTTGAAGCGTCCTACCGGGGAGTCAGGTCATACACTGTCGGTGCCGAGGGTGGTGCTCACATCCAGAAGATTGTCATGGGGAGAGAAATATACGGTCCGGACTACCTTCCGTACCGCCAAGAGAAGCAAATGTAG